A portion of the Natronococcus sp. AD-5 genome contains these proteins:
- a CDS encoding DUF7113 family protein, which yields MLIVRGRAGGTELTGTVYERGEQPPPFRGAPDEDAAYVWICDEFYEVNSGGSVQVIDGREVHLAFESPMPRGFDTREQAIVGAKEHVRTQFARIGVDPADVELEVETET from the coding sequence ATGCTTATCGTACGCGGTCGTGCGGGCGGAACCGAACTCACCGGCACGGTGTACGAGCGCGGGGAGCAGCCTCCCCCGTTTCGGGGTGCACCCGACGAAGACGCCGCGTACGTTTGGATCTGCGACGAGTTCTACGAGGTCAACAGCGGCGGCAGCGTCCAGGTCATCGACGGCCGGGAGGTCCACCTCGCGTTCGAATCGCCGATGCCGCGCGGGTTCGACACCCGCGAACAGGCGATCGTAGGGGCGAAAGAACACGTCCGCACCCAGTTCGCCAGGATCGGCGTCGACCCCGCCGACGTCGAACTCGAGGTCGAGACGGAGACCTAG
- a CDS encoding DNA double-strand break repair nuclease NurA: MTLDPVHFDGIAQLAGRIDHGADERDHRAFAETVWNEFLEPLVRDGRTILEPVGDRTRRFVDCEDVALAERPFPTEHGLDAGTINPTTFKNGLVIDIAQAAMSATPSDLDLHRSRTVVATVHSNDETMTVDETWRKFDEGYSRSRVVKVPPLPRFAEGVVHALALYLAESTHARDHAADVEDLLVLDGPLYPRGLLRWADQHPDLADFLLEDPRPTTVLENYVRLVEEFVDRGVPLVGFVKNPATRVITRTLKEKRDADVATPWANDSAMFTRLLERGDYVPDVDGDRWERDTSALTYTNWFRSRGGVDRPLSAEGDALGVERDRPFEEYEVTFFVVYDPRDDLVYRIEAPYAFTRDPETRERLTLQLLQDVAVAHGPPTIVGKADELARISSSEKRSLRETLETRFETSQDRNYDDHRWSEEFD, from the coding sequence ATGACGCTCGATCCGGTCCACTTCGACGGCATCGCCCAGCTCGCGGGACGGATCGATCACGGCGCCGACGAGCGCGACCACCGGGCGTTCGCCGAGACCGTCTGGAACGAGTTTCTCGAGCCGCTCGTCCGGGACGGCCGGACGATCCTCGAGCCGGTCGGCGATCGCACTCGGCGGTTCGTCGACTGCGAGGACGTGGCGCTCGCGGAGCGTCCGTTCCCGACCGAACACGGCCTCGACGCCGGGACCATCAATCCGACGACGTTCAAGAACGGACTGGTCATCGACATCGCGCAGGCGGCGATGAGCGCGACCCCGAGCGACCTCGACCTGCACCGCTCGCGGACCGTCGTCGCGACGGTGCACTCGAACGACGAGACGATGACCGTCGACGAGACGTGGCGGAAGTTCGACGAGGGGTACAGCCGGAGCCGGGTCGTCAAGGTGCCGCCGCTCCCGCGGTTCGCCGAAGGTGTCGTTCACGCGCTGGCGCTGTACCTCGCCGAGAGTACCCACGCCCGCGATCACGCCGCCGACGTCGAAGACCTGCTCGTGCTCGACGGGCCGCTGTACCCGCGGGGATTGCTCCGCTGGGCCGACCAGCACCCCGATCTCGCCGACTTCCTGCTCGAGGATCCGCGGCCGACGACCGTTCTGGAGAACTACGTCCGGCTGGTCGAGGAGTTCGTCGACCGCGGGGTTCCGCTGGTCGGATTCGTCAAGAACCCGGCGACGCGAGTTATCACGCGAACGCTGAAGGAGAAACGCGACGCCGACGTCGCCACGCCCTGGGCGAACGATTCGGCCATGTTCACCCGGCTCCTCGAGCGCGGCGACTACGTTCCGGACGTCGACGGCGACCGCTGGGAACGGGACACGTCGGCGCTGACGTACACGAACTGGTTCCGCTCTCGGGGCGGCGTCGACCGGCCGCTCTCGGCCGAGGGCGACGCGCTCGGCGTCGAGCGCGACCGGCCGTTCGAGGAGTACGAGGTGACGTTCTTCGTCGTCTACGATCCGCGGGACGACCTCGTCTACCGGATCGAAGCCCCCTACGCGTTCACGCGCGATCCGGAGACGCGCGAGCGATTGACGTTGCAACTGCTTCAGGACGTCGCCGTCGCCCACGGCCCGCCGACGATCGTCGGAAAGGCCGACGAACTCGCCCGGATCAGCAGTTCGGAGAAGCGGTCGCTCCGCGAGACGCTCGAGACGCGGTTCGAGACGAGCCAGGACCGCAACTACGACGACCACCGCTGGTCCGAGGAGTTCGACTAG